TAAAGCATTATTAGTTGGCGGAGCTGTACTAGTTTCTTTTTGGACTTTTAATGCAGTCAAATTAGTTATAAGCGCCAGAGGAATTAATCCACTAGTAAGAAAGTTTTTTGATCAAATAGCCGCTGGCAGAATTGATGCAGCGTATGGTTTAACTACAAAAACTTATAAAACTCATGTGAAGCGCCAAGACTTTCTTAAATTTTTAGCTAGTTTAAATCTCAATAAATACAGAAATTTAAAATCAGGAAGACCTAGAGTCCAAGAAGATCAAATCATAATAACTTTGAATTTAAAGTCAGAAGATAAACAAGATGAGCTCCCATTAGATTTTACTTTCGCAAAAACTGACAATGATTGGAAAATAGACAGAATAGCAAAAGTGAATTAATAATTTCTTGTGAGGCAAAAAGAATTGTTTAAAGAAGAAATAATACATCAATTAGAATTACACCCAAGTAGATTAGATAAAGAAAAAATCATCTCAGAAGCAATGGAGGAAGGTCTAGATGATTTTTTTGAGGGAATCCGGATGGCGCTTGATCCATTGGTAACTTTTGGTGTAAAAATTGTTCCTGAAAAAAAGGGTGAAAAAAGTCAAAATTTTTTATGGAAAGATTTTAGGAAATTAGCAAATAAGCTTATTCAAAGAGAACTTACTGGTCACGCTGCTCGCGATGCAATTATTGCGGCTATGGAATCTGCCACAAAACAAGAGTGGAATGGATTTTATAGAAGAGTATTAATTAAAGATCTTAGATGTGGTGTATCTGAAAAAACAATCAACAAGATAGCAAAGAAATTTCCCAAATATGCGATTCCTATTTTTTCTTGTCCTTTAGCTCATGACAGTGCAAATCATGAAAAGAAAATGATAGGGAAAAAGCAAATCGAAATCAAATTAGATGGTGTGCGTGTCTTAACTATTATTAGACAAAATAAAGTAGAAATGTTTTCTCGTAATGGGAAACAATTCCATAATTTTGGTCATATTATCTCAGAAATAGAAAACGTCTTAAAAGAAGATCCTGCACCTCATGACTTAGTCCTAGATGGTGAAGTAATGAGCGCTAACTTTCAGGATTTAATGAAACAGGTTCATAGAAAAGATGGCAAACAAACAAAAGACGCAGTTCTACACCTATTTGACTTATGTCCCCTTGAAAACTTCCAAAAAGGTAGATGGAACACTACTCAAACAGCAAGAAGTTTATTAGTAAAAGAATGGGTAGCAAAACATTCCATGCTTCTAAGGCATATAAAAACACTTGAATGGGAAAATGTAGATCTTGACACCATTGAGGGACAGAAAAGATTTGTAGAGCTGAATAAATCTGCCGTGGAAGGTGGATATGAAGGAGTAATGATTAAAGATCCTGATGCTATTTATGAATGTAAAAGAACACACAGTTGGTTAAAAGCAAAACCTTTCATTGAGGTCACTTTAAAGGTTGTATCGGTTGAGGAAGGCACAGGTCGAAATAAAGGTAGACTAGGTGCTGTCCTAGTAGAAGGGGAAGATGATGGACATGAATACAGTCTTAGTTGTGGAAGCGGATTTAGTGATATCCAGCGTGAAGAATATTGGTCAAAACGGAATCAACTTATTGGTCAACTTGTAGAAATCAGAGCTGATGCTAAAACTAAATCCAAGGATGCGGTGGCTTTTAGTCTTAGGTTTCCTAGATTCAAATGCTTTAGAGGATTTAAAGCTGGAGAAAAAGTTTAAATTTTAAAAAAAATATTCAACAAAGTAGTCAATGAAAAATGTGGTTTTTAAGTAAAAAAACTAAAGATCTTAGCTATAAGATGTAAGAATAATTATCAGGACTTTTTCAGAGACTTATGACTAAGAAAACAGTTTTCAACTTCATAAAAACACCTTGTGGACAGGCAAAATATATCGAATTACAAGCCAACAAAACTTTACTAGGTAAATTTAGACTTTTGTGGTTTATCTTATTTGCATCTATTAGAGATTGGAATATTAAAGAGTAAATTCTTAGGATTTCTCAAAATATTCTCTGGAGTATTTAGCTGAGAAGTATACAACTAAAAAAGTTGAAATAATTCCAATGATAGTAATATATAAATTATTTGGTGATTGCACATTTTTTAACTCCTGGATACTTTTTGCCAAACTACCTATTGAGCAATAAAGAAAAGTTCCTGGAATTATTCCAAGAAGACCAAGAGTGAAATCTT
This window of the Prochlorococcus sp. MIT 1314 genome carries:
- a CDS encoding RNA ligase family protein, which codes for MFKEEIIHQLELHPSRLDKEKIISEAMEEGLDDFFEGIRMALDPLVTFGVKIVPEKKGEKSQNFLWKDFRKLANKLIQRELTGHAARDAIIAAMESATKQEWNGFYRRVLIKDLRCGVSEKTINKIAKKFPKYAIPIFSCPLAHDSANHEKKMIGKKQIEIKLDGVRVLTIIRQNKVEMFSRNGKQFHNFGHIISEIENVLKEDPAPHDLVLDGEVMSANFQDLMKQVHRKDGKQTKDAVLHLFDLCPLENFQKGRWNTTQTARSLLVKEWVAKHSMLLRHIKTLEWENVDLDTIEGQKRFVELNKSAVEGGYEGVMIKDPDAIYECKRTHSWLKAKPFIEVTLKVVSVEEGTGRNKGRLGAVLVEGEDDGHEYSLSCGSGFSDIQREEYWSKRNQLIGQLVEIRADAKTKSKDAVAFSLRFPRFKCFRGFKAGEKV